A portion of the Effusibacillus lacus genome contains these proteins:
- a CDS encoding cobyric acid synthase — protein sequence MALTVMVQGTASDAGKSLLCTALCRIFARRGFTVAPFKSQNMALNSYVTADGKEIGRAQGVQAEACGIPATVDMNPILLKPKGNMTSQVVVRGVPIGDMSAIDYRLDYVPTAIGIIKDSLARLCNTHEVVVLEGAGSPVEINLKDRDITNMKVAELADAPVILVADIDRGGVFASIVGTLELLEPRERERVKGFVINKFRGDIRLLEPGLDWLEKRTGIPVLGVVPYQRDLYIESEDSVVLDKMNLKKPAVANELDVVVIRFPLISNFTDVDPLRFEPDVSLRFVSSPDELGQPDLIILPGTKNTVDDLLWLTQKGLAARLVAMPPAANILGICGGYQMLGSRLLDPDLVESNLPELQGLGLLDITTRFLPHKTTVQAAGRVLDMPGAASCLTGLTVEGYEIHMGRSERGNVRPFARLCSANGVHEDGAVNRDGTVIGTYLHGILHNDEWRRSFLDGIRVKKGLLPIGKTTSNYKRRMEAFDQWADAVETAIDMDRLLSIMKNKGEHKSENLYANRR from the coding sequence TTGGCTTTGACGGTGATGGTTCAGGGTACGGCAAGTGATGCAGGCAAGAGTTTGCTTTGCACCGCACTCTGTCGAATTTTTGCCAGAAGGGGCTTTACTGTGGCTCCGTTCAAATCGCAAAATATGGCGCTGAATTCCTACGTGACTGCTGACGGAAAAGAAATCGGCCGGGCGCAGGGGGTGCAGGCGGAGGCCTGCGGGATTCCGGCAACGGTGGACATGAACCCGATTCTGTTAAAACCGAAAGGGAACATGACCTCCCAGGTGGTTGTTCGGGGGGTTCCCATCGGGGACATGTCTGCCATCGACTACCGGCTGGATTATGTTCCGACAGCAATCGGAATCATAAAGGATTCTTTGGCCAGACTGTGCAACACTCATGAAGTGGTTGTATTGGAAGGAGCGGGAAGTCCCGTTGAGATTAACCTGAAAGACCGTGACATCACCAATATGAAGGTGGCCGAGTTGGCAGATGCTCCTGTCATTCTGGTGGCCGATATCGACCGGGGCGGGGTGTTTGCTTCCATTGTGGGCACTTTGGAACTGCTGGAGCCAAGGGAGCGGGAACGGGTCAAGGGATTTGTCATTAACAAGTTTCGTGGGGATATCCGTCTGCTGGAACCGGGTCTCGATTGGCTGGAGAAGCGTACCGGCATTCCGGTGCTGGGAGTTGTTCCTTATCAGCGTGATTTGTATATCGAGAGCGAAGACTCGGTTGTATTGGACAAAATGAACTTGAAGAAGCCTGCTGTCGCCAATGAATTGGATGTGGTTGTGATCCGGTTTCCTTTAATTTCTAACTTCACGGATGTGGACCCGCTCCGCTTTGAGCCGGACGTGTCCCTTCGATTCGTTTCTTCACCTGATGAGTTGGGACAACCGGATTTGATCATTCTGCCCGGTACCAAAAATACGGTGGATGACCTCTTGTGGCTTACCCAAAAAGGCCTTGCGGCACGACTTGTTGCCATGCCGCCCGCAGCAAACATCCTGGGAATCTGCGGCGGGTACCAGATGTTGGGGTCCCGATTGCTCGATCCTGACCTGGTGGAATCCAATCTACCCGAACTGCAAGGACTGGGCTTGCTGGATATTACCACCCGTTTTCTTCCTCACAAGACCACCGTCCAGGCCGCGGGCAGGGTTCTCGACATGCCGGGCGCCGCTTCATGCCTGACAGGATTGACGGTCGAAGGATACGAAATTCACATGGGACGGTCGGAACGGGGGAATGTCCGTCCATTTGCCCGGCTGTGCAGTGCCAACGGGGTTCATGAAGATGGGGCGGTCAACAGGGACGGTACGGTGATTGGAACCTACCTGCATGGCATCCTGCACAATGACGAGTGGCGCAGATCGTTTCTGGACGGCATCCGGGTAAAAAAAGGGCTGCTGCCAATCGGCAAGACCACTTCCAACTATAAGCGCAGGATGGAAGCCTTTGACCAATGGGCCGATGCCGTGGAAACGGCCATTGATATGGATCGGCTGCTGTCCATCATGAAAAATAAGGGGGAACACAAAAGTGAAAATCTATACGCGAACCGGCGATAA
- the leuS gene encoding leucine--tRNA ligase, which yields MSEHKYVPADIEKKWQQYWEEAGINHTDEASDKPYFYCLEQFPYPSGRLHMGHVRVYSIGDVIARFKRMHGFNVLHPMGWDAFGMPAENAAIKNKSHPAPWTYDNIAFMRNQQKELGVSYDWEREVTTCKPDYYKWTQWLFLLFYERGLAYKKKGAVNWCPECATVLANEQVENGACWRCGTEVVKKDLEQWYLRITDYAERLLNDLDHLPGWPERVKTMQRNWIGKSTGTEIIFGIDKHDGLLTVFTTRPDTLYGVTYLVLAPEHPDLDRITRKSPKRDEIRAFVEEVRKKSEIERTSDTAEKVGMFTGEYAIHPKTGDPIPIWIANYVLPDYGTGAVMGVPAHDQRDFEFATKYNLPIQPVVQPEDAPLELPLREAYTGEGVLVNSDRFNGLHNLEAIDRISANLEQEGKGKRTVSYRLRDWLISRQRYWGCPIPVVYCDNCGTVPVPKDQLPVLLPEQVQFEVAGKSPLATNESFVNTTCPSCGGKATRETDTMDTFIDSSWYYLRYTSAKLETAPFDIEAANRWLPVDKYIGGIEHAVLHLLYSRFFTKVLYDAGLVNFEEPFDSLLTQGMVIKEGAKMSKSKGNVVSPEDIVARYGADTARTFILFAAPPDRDLEWSDQGVEGCYRFLGRVWRLADAHVDLFANRPAADHSGSDARKLWQQTHFAIKKVTEDIGERYQFNTAISAIMELVNAIYGYPETADVGTKLDAIETVLLLLAPVAPHVAEELWRTIGHRDSVHQQAWPKYDPAALVKDEIEYAVQVNGKVRDRVVISKDASQEEIQQLVLTLDKVKEHFEGKEIKKCIVVPGKLVNIVVG from the coding sequence ATGAGCGAACACAAATATGTTCCTGCAGACATTGAGAAGAAGTGGCAGCAATATTGGGAAGAAGCCGGTATAAACCACACGGACGAAGCTTCGGACAAACCGTACTTCTATTGCCTGGAGCAGTTCCCGTACCCATCGGGAAGACTGCATATGGGTCACGTCCGTGTTTACTCGATCGGTGATGTGATTGCCCGCTTCAAGCGGATGCACGGTTTCAATGTACTTCATCCGATGGGGTGGGATGCGTTCGGGATGCCTGCTGAAAATGCGGCAATCAAGAACAAGAGTCATCCGGCGCCCTGGACCTACGACAACATCGCATTTATGCGCAACCAGCAGAAAGAACTGGGTGTGTCCTATGATTGGGAGAGGGAGGTAACCACCTGCAAACCCGATTATTACAAGTGGACCCAGTGGCTGTTCCTGCTTTTCTATGAAAGAGGATTAGCCTACAAGAAAAAAGGGGCGGTCAACTGGTGCCCGGAATGTGCCACCGTGCTGGCCAACGAACAGGTGGAAAACGGTGCCTGCTGGCGCTGCGGCACGGAAGTTGTAAAGAAGGATCTGGAGCAGTGGTATTTGCGCATAACCGATTATGCGGAGCGGCTGCTGAATGATCTGGACCATCTGCCCGGCTGGCCGGAACGGGTCAAAACGATGCAGCGCAACTGGATCGGCAAATCCACTGGCACAGAAATTATCTTTGGAATTGACAAGCATGACGGATTGTTGACTGTGTTCACGACCCGTCCGGACACGTTGTACGGGGTTACCTATCTGGTATTGGCACCGGAACACCCCGACTTGGACCGGATTACCCGCAAATCGCCAAAACGGGACGAAATCCGCGCATTCGTGGAAGAGGTCCGCAAGAAATCAGAAATTGAACGTACCTCGGACACTGCCGAGAAAGTGGGCATGTTTACGGGAGAATATGCAATCCACCCGAAAACAGGGGACCCTATTCCCATCTGGATTGCAAACTACGTATTGCCGGATTACGGCACGGGTGCCGTAATGGGGGTTCCTGCCCATGACCAGCGGGATTTTGAATTTGCAACCAAATACAACCTGCCTATTCAACCGGTGGTTCAGCCGGAAGATGCTCCGCTTGAGCTGCCGTTGCGAGAAGCCTATACCGGAGAAGGAGTGTTGGTGAACTCCGATCGGTTCAACGGGCTGCACAACCTGGAAGCGATAGATCGGATCTCTGCCAATCTGGAGCAGGAAGGGAAGGGCAAGCGAACTGTATCCTATCGTCTGCGCGACTGGCTGATTTCCCGCCAACGCTATTGGGGATGCCCGATCCCGGTTGTTTATTGCGACAACTGCGGCACGGTACCGGTTCCAAAGGACCAATTGCCTGTGCTGCTGCCCGAACAGGTGCAGTTTGAAGTGGCCGGCAAGTCTCCGCTTGCCACCAACGAAAGCTTCGTGAACACAACCTGCCCGTCCTGCGGCGGCAAGGCGACCCGGGAAACGGACACGATGGATACGTTTATCGACTCTTCCTGGTACTACCTGCGGTATACTTCAGCCAAGCTGGAAACCGCTCCATTTGATATCGAGGCGGCAAACCGATGGCTGCCGGTTGACAAATACATCGGCGGAATTGAGCATGCAGTGCTGCATTTGCTGTATTCCCGATTCTTCACCAAAGTTCTGTATGACGCGGGACTTGTCAACTTTGAAGAACCGTTTGACAGTCTGCTGACTCAGGGAATGGTGATCAAGGAAGGGGCCAAGATGTCCAAATCCAAGGGCAATGTGGTGTCACCTGAGGATATTGTGGCCAGATACGGGGCTGACACAGCCCGCACCTTCATTCTGTTTGCCGCCCCGCCGGATCGTGACCTGGAGTGGAGCGACCAGGGTGTGGAAGGATGTTACCGTTTCCTGGGCAGGGTTTGGCGGCTGGCCGATGCTCATGTTGACTTGTTTGCCAACCGTCCGGCGGCGGACCATTCCGGTTCGGATGCCAGGAAACTTTGGCAGCAGACCCATTTTGCCATCAAGAAGGTAACGGAAGATATCGGGGAACGCTACCAGTTTAACACCGCCATCTCAGCCATCATGGAACTGGTCAATGCCATCTATGGCTACCCGGAAACAGCCGATGTCGGCACCAAACTGGACGCGATCGAAACGGTTCTGCTCCTGCTGGCTCCCGTAGCGCCGCATGTTGCGGAGGAACTCTGGAGGACCATCGGGCACCGGGACAGCGTGCACCAGCAGGCATGGCCCAAATATGACCCGGCGGCGCTTGTGAAGGATGAAATCGAGTATGCGGTTCAGGTGAACGGCAAGGTACGGGATCGGGTGGTTATATCCAAGGACGCTTCGCAAGAAGAGATCCAACAACTGGTTCTGACACTGGATAAGGTCAAGGAACACTTTGAAGGCAAAGAAATCAAGAAGTGTATCGTAGTGCCCGGAAAACTGGTCAACATTGTGGTGGGATAA
- a CDS encoding shikimate dehydrogenase, which produces MEKGGHLTLTGLFGHPVGHSRSPQMHNAAFAALGLPYVYVAFDVHPDRLRTAAESIRALGIRGVNVTIPHKVEVMKYLDRIAPEADMIGAVNTIVNENGVLVGHNTDGSGYVRSLLEETKLNLADAKVLVLGAGGAARAVVSALAMKGAGDILIVNRTREKGDELARRISSLCKAHSVTYDDLPELMQDVRLVVNTTSVGMYPQIEECPLDTSLLHEGLVVSDLIYNPLETRLLREARLRGAIPHGGLGMFVYQGAEAFTLWTSVEAPVAIMRKAIKEK; this is translated from the coding sequence ATGGAGAAAGGCGGACATTTGACCCTAACCGGGTTGTTTGGCCATCCGGTTGGCCATTCCCGTTCACCGCAGATGCACAATGCGGCTTTTGCTGCTTTGGGGCTCCCTTATGTGTACGTGGCATTTGATGTTCACCCCGACCGGCTTCGGACGGCTGCCGAGAGCATCCGGGCTTTGGGCATCCGGGGCGTGAATGTAACCATCCCCCATAAGGTTGAAGTTATGAAGTATCTTGACCGCATTGCACCGGAGGCGGACATGATCGGGGCGGTCAATACGATCGTGAATGAAAACGGTGTTCTGGTCGGGCATAATACAGATGGAAGCGGGTATGTCCGTTCGCTTCTGGAAGAGACGAAGCTGAATCTTGCCGATGCCAAGGTGCTGGTGTTGGGGGCTGGCGGTGCCGCCCGCGCGGTGGTAAGCGCCCTGGCCATGAAGGGGGCCGGGGACATCCTGATTGTCAATCGTACCCGTGAAAAAGGGGACGAACTGGCACGCAGAATTTCGTCCTTATGCAAGGCCCACTCGGTGACATACGATGATCTTCCGGAATTGATGCAAGACGTTCGTCTTGTGGTAAATACCACTTCTGTCGGAATGTACCCCCAAATTGAGGAATGTCCGCTGGACACATCCCTGCTGCATGAGGGATTGGTCGTATCGGATCTGATATACAACCCGCTGGAAACTCGCTTGCTGAGGGAAGCCCGCTTGCGGGGGGCAATCCCGCATGGCGGCCTCGGAATGTTTGTCTACCAAGGGGCGGAGGCCTTCACATTGTGGACAAGCGTGGAAGCGCCGGTTGCCATCATGAGAAAAGCGATAAAGGAGAAGTAA
- the rsfS gene encoding ribosome silencing factor → MGEKMVEFAKIAAEAAADKKAKDIIMLDIRGLSVIADYFVLCSGNSTTQVQAIAEAVKEKMEKKGLRVRGMEGYDEAKWVLIDCGDVVVHVFRTEEREFYNLERVWSDARELSIV, encoded by the coding sequence ATGGGTGAAAAAATGGTGGAATTTGCAAAGATTGCGGCCGAAGCGGCTGCAGACAAGAAGGCGAAAGACATTATAATGCTCGATATACGAGGGTTATCAGTAATCGCGGATTATTTCGTCTTATGCAGCGGAAATTCCACTACTCAGGTGCAAGCCATCGCGGAAGCGGTGAAGGAAAAGATGGAGAAAAAAGGACTCCGCGTTCGCGGCATGGAAGGTTATGACGAAGCCAAATGGGTCCTGATTGATTGCGGGGACGTGGTCGTTCACGTGTTCCGCACGGAGGAAAGGGAATTTTACAATCTGGAACGCGTTTGGAGCGACGCACGGGAGTTAAGCATTGTTTGA
- a CDS encoding YdcF family protein has product MQGKKLARQALKYIAIGLAAVFAYLSWQYFSIERFGKRIQPEKADVIIVLGAQVWGYEPSPSLRERCDWAYELYSQGYAPKLILSGAHGAGHISEAEAMRRYLERKGVPADAMYLEERSHSTRTNLEYSKEIMEREGMKTAILVTNRFHQKRAQMLAGQLGMHTSGYGAKSYALFEPYWVLREVLAITKDGMRIWE; this is encoded by the coding sequence TTGCAAGGAAAGAAGTTGGCCAGGCAGGCACTAAAATACATCGCGATCGGCCTGGCTGCGGTGTTTGCATATCTGTCATGGCAGTACTTTTCAATTGAGCGGTTCGGCAAGAGAATACAACCGGAGAAGGCGGATGTGATCATTGTCTTGGGAGCCCAGGTGTGGGGGTATGAGCCGAGTCCCTCATTACGGGAAAGATGTGACTGGGCGTACGAGTTGTACAGCCAAGGGTATGCGCCGAAATTGATCCTGTCGGGGGCGCATGGGGCGGGCCACATATCGGAAGCGGAAGCGATGAGACGGTACCTGGAACGCAAAGGCGTTCCGGCAGATGCCATGTATCTTGAGGAGAGGTCGCACTCCACGCGCACCAATCTGGAATATTCCAAGGAAATTATGGAACGTGAGGGAATGAAGACGGCCATCCTGGTAACCAACCGCTTCCATCAAAAAAGGGCTCAAATGCTGGCTGGTCAACTGGGCATGCACACAAGCGGGTATGGTGCCAAGAGTTACGCATTGTTTGAACCCTATTGGGTTCTGCGGGAAGTGCTTGCCATCACCAAGGATGGAATGAGGATCTGGGAGTAA
- a CDS encoding cob(I)yrinic acid a,c-diamide adenosyltransferase, protein MKIYTRTGDKGMTSLIGGRVRKDAVRVEAYGTLDELNSFVGQAKVLMDPERHKDMLEDLTEIQHELFDAGGDLAYVQAPKGQEITYKVNKDMVSRLEQWIDRYDAECPPIKRFVLPGGSPVSAALHVCRTVSRRAERRVVKLSEQEAINEDVQKYLNRLSDFFFAIARAANVRDGVGDVEYKRGGEVFR, encoded by the coding sequence GTGAAAATCTATACGCGAACCGGCGATAAGGGGATGACCAGCCTGATTGGAGGACGTGTTCGCAAAGATGCGGTCCGTGTGGAAGCATATGGAACCCTGGACGAACTGAATTCCTTTGTCGGGCAGGCGAAAGTGTTGATGGATCCGGAGAGGCACAAGGACATGCTGGAAGATCTGACCGAGATTCAGCATGAGTTGTTTGACGCGGGTGGAGATCTCGCTTACGTGCAAGCTCCCAAAGGTCAGGAAATCACCTATAAGGTCAACAAAGACATGGTATCGCGTTTAGAACAGTGGATTGACCGTTACGATGCCGAATGTCCTCCCATCAAGAGATTTGTGCTGCCAGGAGGCAGTCCGGTGTCGGCAGCCCTGCACGTATGCCGGACGGTTTCACGTCGGGCTGAGCGGAGAGTTGTGAAGCTGTCGGAACAGGAAGCGATCAATGAAGACGTTCAGAAGTACCTGAACCGGTTGTCCGACTTCTTCTTTGCCATCGCAAGAGCAGCCAATGTCCGCGACGGTGTGGGCGATGTGGAATACAAACGGGGCGGTGAAGTGTTCCGCTAA
- a CDS encoding class I SAM-dependent DNA methyltransferase has translation MDTPKVYGEFAVFYDRLMQDAPYDEWMRIFIETVNRHLPGTGGPRSQLKVADLGCGTGTLSILLLEQGFQVFAVDLSEEMLAQAQAKLSHPTPFLRFFQQDLRSVRLPEKVDYAVSFCDSLNYLLEESDLRQAFHSIRHQLKPGGFFLFDMHTPYKLREELGHQTFYDIREDVAYIWQSRLDSEKCQVEYDVTFFAQVQEDLYRRFHETHWQRAYSREAIEGLLHEAGFTSVECGADFHWVEPGEKASRYFFLAR, from the coding sequence ATGGATACGCCAAAGGTTTACGGAGAATTTGCGGTATTTTACGATCGCTTGATGCAGGATGCGCCTTACGACGAATGGATGCGTATATTTATTGAGACAGTTAACCGGCATCTGCCCGGTACAGGCGGTCCTCGGAGTCAATTGAAAGTGGCAGATTTGGGATGCGGAACCGGTACCCTTTCCATCCTGTTGTTGGAACAGGGATTTCAAGTGTTTGCGGTGGATCTGTCTGAGGAGATGTTAGCCCAGGCTCAGGCCAAACTGTCTCACCCGACGCCTTTTCTGCGCTTCTTCCAACAGGATCTAAGGAGTGTACGATTGCCGGAGAAAGTGGATTATGCAGTCTCATTCTGCGATTCCCTCAATTATTTGCTGGAAGAATCCGACTTGCGGCAGGCGTTTCATTCTATTCGCCACCAGTTGAAACCGGGCGGATTCTTCCTGTTTGACATGCACACCCCTTATAAATTGCGGGAAGAGTTGGGCCACCAGACCTTTTACGATATCCGGGAGGATGTGGCGTATATCTGGCAAAGCCGCCTGGATTCTGAAAAATGTCAAGTGGAGTACGATGTGACTTTCTTTGCCCAAGTGCAAGAAGACTTGTACAGACGGTTCCATGAGACTCATTGGCAGAGAGCCTATTCGCGGGAAGCAATTGAAGGACTTTTGCATGAGGCAGGTTTCACTAGCGTGGAGTGCGGAGCGGACTTCCATTGGGTAGAGCCTGGCGAGAAGGCCAGCCGATACTTCTTTCTGGCGAGATGA
- the nadD gene encoding nicotinate-nucleotide adenylyltransferase, whose product MRMGLFGGTFDPIHIGHLVAARLAKEALQLDRVIFIPSGIPPHKSGREITPAGNRFEMVKLAVEQEPDFSVSDWEIRREVPSYTVDTLESFASQFPDDELYFIVGADMLYDFPNWHNPGRILEICQVIGMTRPGFALDECRTLLRTSMLLPEHRIHFVEMPGLEISSTWLRDRLRQRRSVHYLIPDRVIRFIEENGLYDRGHDS is encoded by the coding sequence ATGAGAATGGGACTGTTTGGCGGAACCTTTGACCCGATTCATATCGGTCATCTGGTGGCTGCCAGGCTTGCCAAGGAAGCTTTGCAGCTTGATCGGGTAATCTTCATTCCCTCCGGAATTCCTCCGCATAAATCCGGAAGAGAGATCACTCCAGCAGGAAACCGATTTGAGATGGTAAAGCTTGCGGTGGAGCAGGAACCTGATTTTTCGGTGTCAGATTGGGAAATCAGGCGTGAGGTGCCATCTTATACTGTGGACACCCTGGAATCTTTTGCGTCTCAATTTCCGGATGATGAGCTATACTTTATTGTGGGAGCCGATATGCTCTACGATTTCCCGAATTGGCACAATCCGGGGCGAATTTTGGAAATTTGCCAGGTGATCGGCATGACCCGTCCGGGGTTTGCTCTGGACGAGTGCAGGACTTTGCTGCGAACCTCGATGCTCCTGCCGGAGCATCGAATTCATTTTGTCGAGATGCCCGGACTCGAGATTTCTTCCACCTGGCTGCGGGATCGGCTGCGGCAGAGAAGGTCCGTTCATTACCTGATTCCTGACCGGGTGATTCGTTTCATTGAGGAGAATGGGTTGTATGACAGAGGACATGATTCGTGA
- a CDS encoding glycoside hydrolase family 18 protein — protein MFVHVVKAGESLFSIAKLYGGTAEHIRSANELNGDRLVPGMSLLIPAGPKSTLKLHIIKEGDTLDTLSMETGIPPHIILAVNDKLDDRKWIPGESLWIPSRVRPDKTIQVNAFMIPSGKQTDTEIIEDAADCLTYVSLFNSRVYPDGTLSEMPDEAVVLSLKREKVAPLLTVTNFDGSRFNPDLARTVIKHPELKRRAVHNILRTVMEKRYAGINIDFEHLYPEDREPFTAFVRGLADEAKLQNVPLTVTMGPKMSDDPRNPWMGAFDYRALGQMADQVILMTFEWGWVGGPPMAVAPLNMVRSVLDYATSQIPPDKIMMGMSLYGYNWPIPYEKGNRAAGISPKAAVEQAIRTEVHIHFHKESASPMFTYRGSRNEMRQIWFEDARSILAKFHLVDVMGLRGISYWMLGHPFPQNWTLLHSTFHIAKRNFHLS, from the coding sequence ATGTTTGTCCATGTGGTGAAGGCCGGTGAGTCCCTTTTTTCCATTGCCAAGCTTTATGGAGGTACAGCGGAACATATCCGGTCGGCGAACGAATTGAACGGCGACCGGCTGGTGCCCGGCATGAGTCTGCTAATTCCTGCAGGGCCAAAATCCACGCTGAAACTTCACATCATTAAAGAAGGTGATACTCTGGATACTCTATCGATGGAGACAGGCATTCCTCCCCATATCATACTGGCAGTCAACGACAAACTGGATGACCGGAAGTGGATACCCGGAGAGTCTCTTTGGATTCCCAGTCGTGTAAGACCGGACAAAACCATCCAGGTGAATGCGTTCATGATCCCCTCCGGCAAACAGACGGATACGGAAATCATAGAGGATGCCGCCGATTGTTTGACTTATGTCTCCCTGTTTAACTCCCGTGTGTACCCGGATGGCACATTGTCGGAAATGCCTGATGAGGCGGTTGTATTAAGCCTCAAAAGAGAAAAAGTGGCTCCGCTTCTCACCGTGACCAATTTTGACGGAAGCCGTTTTAACCCGGACCTGGCCCGTACCGTCATCAAACATCCGGAGCTGAAAAGAAGAGCAGTCCATAATATCTTGCGCACTGTAATGGAAAAAAGGTATGCCGGCATCAATATCGATTTCGAACATCTGTATCCGGAGGATCGGGAGCCCTTTACTGCCTTTGTGAGGGGGCTGGCGGACGAAGCAAAATTACAAAACGTACCGTTGACCGTGACAATGGGCCCAAAGATGTCCGATGATCCGCGAAACCCATGGATGGGAGCGTTTGATTACCGGGCATTGGGCCAGATGGCAGACCAGGTCATTCTCATGACCTTTGAGTGGGGATGGGTGGGAGGTCCGCCCATGGCTGTGGCCCCTCTCAATATGGTGCGAAGCGTCCTTGATTACGCCACCTCCCAAATCCCCCCTGACAAAATCATGATGGGGATGAGCCTTTACGGATACAACTGGCCGATTCCCTATGAGAAAGGAAACCGGGCGGCCGGCATTTCGCCAAAAGCTGCCGTGGAGCAGGCAATACGCACCGAAGTTCATATCCATTTTCACAAGGAGTCTGCCTCCCCCATGTTTACCTACCGGGGCTCCCGCAACGAAATGAGGCAAATATGGTTTGAAGATGCCCGTTCGATTCTGGCCAAGTTTCATCTGGTTGATGTGATGGGGCTGCGGGGGATCAGCTACTGGATGCTGGGTCATCCTTTCCCGCAGAATTGGACATTGCTTCACTCGACCTTTCATATTGCCAAACGGAACTTTCATTTGTCATGA
- the yqeK gene encoding bis(5'-nucleosyl)-tetraphosphatase (symmetrical) YqeK, producing MTEDMIRERVKAELKEKRFRHVEGVVQTADRLARIHGANPEHARLAAWIHDFCRQWPKEKLVQTAKDMNIEEQYFEMPELLHGHIAAGLAPQEFGITDEDVLNAARFHTSGRTNMSLLEKVVYLADAIEPGRKYPAVEEIRKVAEEDLDLALALSFDNTIEYLIQRREPIFPLTVIARNGIWRKVKESRSEQASFDIK from the coding sequence ATGACAGAGGACATGATTCGTGAAAGAGTCAAAGCGGAATTGAAAGAGAAGCGATTCCGCCATGTGGAGGGAGTCGTTCAGACGGCGGACCGGTTGGCCCGAATTCATGGCGCCAATCCGGAACATGCGAGGCTTGCGGCATGGATTCATGATTTTTGTCGGCAGTGGCCGAAGGAAAAATTGGTGCAGACGGCGAAAGATATGAATATAGAAGAACAATACTTCGAAATGCCCGAACTGCTTCACGGTCACATAGCAGCCGGTCTGGCGCCGCAGGAATTTGGAATCACGGATGAGGATGTGTTGAATGCGGCAAGATTCCATACTTCAGGCCGTACAAATATGTCCCTCCTTGAGAAAGTGGTCTATCTTGCAGATGCGATTGAACCTGGCCGGAAATATCCGGCAGTCGAGGAGATCCGAAAGGTGGCGGAAGAGGATCTTGACCTGGCGCTGGCTCTCTCGTTTGACAATACGATTGAGTACCTGATTCAACGCCGGGAACCGATTTTTCCCTTGACAGTCATTGCTCGCAATGGGATCTGGCGGAAAGTCAAGGAAAGTCGGAGCGAGCAAGCCTCTTTTGACATAAAATAA
- a CDS encoding copper amine oxidase N-terminal domain-containing protein, translated as MKKWQLAGGGLALLTMMASTPVVADEVVRLMVNGRILETDVPPQVVNGRTLAPVRPVAEALGAKVNWHEDTNTVTVDLPEVDSLKRRVELLEQALAPKSAKDAAQLWFEGVKTRNGALQFAALSPGLRSEKQATYESRHWVTGTSSPWIDTYTINEGKQLSDGRVEFLIKFVWTDSTKAKTEAEQTVIVQQFEQNWFVSDVSGWRM; from the coding sequence ATGAAAAAATGGCAACTGGCTGGAGGAGGACTCGCTCTCTTGACAATGATGGCATCCACCCCGGTAGTGGCAGACGAAGTGGTTCGATTGATGGTAAATGGACGGATTTTGGAGACGGACGTCCCTCCCCAGGTGGTTAACGGACGCACCCTGGCACCTGTTCGACCGGTGGCGGAAGCCCTTGGAGCCAAGGTAAACTGGCATGAAGACACGAATACGGTTACGGTTGACTTGCCGGAAGTGGATTCTTTAAAGCGCCGTGTGGAACTGTTGGAACAGGCACTTGCTCCGAAGTCGGCAAAAGATGCGGCACAACTGTGGTTCGAAGGTGTGAAAACGAGAAATGGAGCCTTGCAGTTTGCCGCACTATCCCCAGGCCTGAGGTCGGAAAAACAAGCCACTTATGAATCCCGGCATTGGGTGACGGGAACCTCCAGCCCATGGATTGACACTTACACGATCAACGAAGGAAAGCAACTTTCTGACGGACGAGTGGAATTCCTGATCAAATTTGTCTGGACGGATTCCACCAAAGCAAAGACTGAGGCAGAGCAAACGGTCATTGTGCAGCAGTTTGAGCAGAACTGGTTTGTGTCCGACGTTTCCGGCTGGCGGATGTAA
- the yhbY gene encoding ribosome assembly RNA-binding protein YhbY encodes MLTGKQKRYLRSLAHHLDPILQVGKGGVSENMLDQVSLALEAKELIKVSILNNCEFDKDEVAEQLADGTGSELVQLIGKTVVLYRESKEHKQIELPK; translated from the coding sequence GTGCTCACAGGTAAACAGAAAAGGTATTTGCGCTCATTGGCTCACCATCTTGATCCGATCCTGCAGGTTGGCAAAGGTGGGGTTTCGGAAAATATGCTGGATCAGGTTTCCCTTGCCTTGGAAGCCAAGGAATTGATTAAAGTGTCGATTCTCAACAATTGTGAATTTGACAAAGACGAAGTGGCGGAGCAGCTGGCGGATGGAACCGGATCGGAACTGGTACAGTTGATTGGAAAGACGGTCGTTCTGTACCGGGAGTCCAAGGAACATAAACAGATCGAATTGCCAAAGTAA